In the Naumovozyma dairenensis CBS 421 chromosome 4, complete genome genome, one interval contains:
- the YET3 gene encoding Yet3p (similar to Saccharomyces cerevisiae YET3 (YDL072C); ancestral locus Anc_4.263), with product MAIYVIMLYMCKGSFPLSSYLTGYITHTSTSIHTTTTNRQVEEEVVRTYNCPNPSLKAKQLLQTQHQQQQQQEDMSLYYSLVFAILVTEIILFAILALPIPSKFRKPLTLILLKPFKIPPIQIALKCILSFILLLFIDSINKVININKELSTTSSNSNPTPAISSSNDRIEILSRKFFAQRNMYLTGITLFLTFIVMRTFTLVNELLDLKDRYRIIENRIGGKGSKLSKEEQIEIDEKINYKN from the coding sequence ATGGCAATATATGTAATAATGTTATATATGTGCAAGGGATCTTTCCCTCTTTCCTCATATTTGACAGGTTACATTACACATACATCCACAAGTATACATACAACCACTACTAACAGACaagtagaagaagaggTAGTAAGAACATATAATTGCCCCAATCCCAGTCTAAAAGCAAAGCAACTACTACAAACccaacatcaacaacaacaacaacaagaagacATGTCGTTATATTACTCTCTAGTGTTTGCCATACTAGTCACAGAAATTATCCTTTTCGCAATCTTAGCATTACCAATCCCATCCAAGTTCAGAAAACCATTAACTTTAATCCTATTAAAACCGTTCAAAATCCCACCAATCCAAATAGCTTTGAAATGTATCCTATCTTTCATCCTACTTTTATTCATCGATTCAATCAACAAAGTAATCAACATTAACAAAGAATTATCAACAACTTCTTCAAACAGTAACCCAACTCCAGctatatcatcttcaaatgataGAATTGAGATCCTTTCAAGGAAATTCTTCGCTCAAAGAAATATGTATTTGACTGGTATAACTTTATTCTTAACTTTCATAGTAATGAGAACTTTCACTCTagttaatgaattattagatttgAAAGATCGTTatagaattattgaaaatagaaTCGGTGGTAAGGGGtctaaattatcaaaagaggaacaaattgaaattgatgaaaaaataaattacaaaaattaa
- the AHK1 gene encoding Ahk1p (similar to Saccharomyces cerevisiae YDL073W; ancestral locus Anc_4.267): MSINDEQRLFQSLNEFLAVLDRKPSNTKQCAKCLKETIRILKMDLLSLLRHQLHQHVLPSNSIYNKTQGRDILIQWWVSLLNYLNYNNNDNGNIFQFIEQQEQEQQRDITVDDQGNKTLENLCLSLLSIIFECISKIITLLMILPSHSQREYDVYCHHILLTIENISNILISNSRHRSLQFYQKYNSLLAPFLGKLNAFGLIYLPDDQYFDVHLLLTFYPIEHLTIKQLNKTTSSKTSIFAWKERNFKLQNSENSNDLKSKKTLIDRQKINHCLLVKNFKIIQSYLKNDQIFMSFYWHYWYIIICTLSSSQFKVMDLNQIPTSKIILKYATSGLLKADITNLNSFITKNTLIPKFNKNSLNNNELINDTMPDVNINDINGTKKVNKNILSPSQINDHIFKYFKSIKLWECLESLVVLFSKRTHGDSDNNNDDETLQYCKKLIKTHDSFTLKFMSRISAYDYNTGNIIFNKLFQFIIYKFHKYDHNLTFVSSFNWSKWLDGMIAMLKTNNLNSQIVTIICLFNIWSLLPSRIQMHFATELIELNQSLIFDTLLIESFSNVIPILLWKFIIFKMIPSITKEEDFTDTIRKSIFLKINEIYNELVSIQNYLNNLQNEKSKVKYFNRVNLSIEDNLLFYDNKKLIIKREWPFLSSIVSSNNTISNNNAKKNENKKQKQKKNDKDLSFPTLTSIFTKSPTLIQTGGSYPYDVIEQRTDGFQHSSDDDSSDNDGDDHVDTTYDVEFDLKSTFNSWFSKLVTTTTPEEEDDENDDEVRNEYGDENAYNANIIDAPELTYMDSLMEKIKYDPTKVLSSTNGNNKVFNVFHMVNFANESFKYHKRLNQYNRIWRSKAREEKQLPKLPNSVDGMDKDIPVAIKDSISTEIKGNTVNEYNDKDSFDIKLPYPDLSLLGIDSIIPVETNDMVIDEKSNTSKNMDTRIMKLITRQNKLVKFINIFNLTMEEYYDFLNLVNSDHTNVFLEFEIIKPSGI, from the coding sequence ATGTCTATTAATGATGAACAACGATTGTTCCAATCTTTAAACGAATTCCTGGCTGTTCTCGATAGGAAACCAAGTAATACCAAACAATGTGCCAAATGTCTGAAAGAAACTATtagaatattgaaaatggatCTATTATCCTTACTCAGGCATCAATTACATCAACACGTATTACCTTCTAattctatatataacaaAACGCAAGGAAGAGACATTCTAATTCAATGGTGGGTATCCTTACTAAACTATctaaattataataataacgataatggtaacatcttccaattcatcGAACAGCAGGAACAGGAACAACAGCGCGATATAACAGTAGATGATCAAGGGAATAAAACATTAGAAAATCTATGTCTAAGTTTATTATCTATCATTTTTGAATGCATTAGTAAAATAATCACTCTATTGATGATTCTACCATCGCATTCTCAAAGAGAATATGACGTTTATTGTCATCATATCTTATTGACAATcgaaaatatttcaaacatattaatatcaaaCTCAAGACATCGCTCGTTacaattttatcaaaaatataattcattgTTAGCTCCCTTCTTGGGTAAATTGAATGCATTCGGATTAATTTATCTTCCAGACgatcaatattttgatgtccatttattattaacattttATCCAATTGAACATTTAACgataaaacaattaaataaaacaaCTAGTTCGAAGACATCAATTTTTGCATGGAAAGAAaggaatttcaaattacaAAACAGTGAAAATTCCAATGATCTCAAATCTAAGAAAACACTGATCGATAGacaaaaaattaatcaCTGTCTATTGgttaaaaatttcaaaataatccaatcttatttgaaaaatgatcaAATTTTTATGTCCTTTTATTGGCATTATTGgtatatcatcatttgtactttatcttcatcacaATTTAAAGTAATGgatttgaatcaaattcCTACTTCTAAGATCATATTGAAATATGCCACTTCTGGTTTATTAAAGGCTGATATAACAAACTTAAACTCATTCATTACGAAAAATACTTTGATTCCAAAGTTCAacaaaaattcattaaacaATAACGAATTAATTAACGATACAATGCCGGatgttaatattaatgacaTTAACGGAACgaaaaaagtaaataaaaatatactatCTCCGTCACAAATAAACGAtcatattttcaaatattttaaatcaataaaaCTATGGGAATGTCTTGAATCATTAGTcgttttattttcaaaacgCACTCATGGAGATAGcgataataacaatgatgatgaaactttACAATATTGtaagaaattaataaagacACATGATTCATTTACATTGAAATTTATGTCTAGAATATCAGCTTATGATTATAACACGGgtaatatcatcttcaataaattattccaattcattatttataaattcCACAAATATGATCACAACTTGACTTTTGTTAGTTCATTTAATTGGTCCAAATGGTTGGATGGCATGATAGCAATGTTGAAGacaaataatttgaattctcAAATAGTCACTATCATTTGTTTATTCAACATTTGGTCATTATTACCTAGCAGAATCCAAATGCATTTCGCTACTGAGCTAATTGAATTAAACcaatctttaatatttgataCCTTGTTAATCGAATCATTCTCAAACGTTATCCCCATCTTATTATGGaaattcataattttcaaaatgatacCTTCCAttacaaaagaagaagattttaCTGACACTATAAGGAAatcaattttcttgaaaattaatgaaatctaTAACGAATTGGTAtctattcaaaattatttgaataatcttcaaaatgaaaaatccaaggttaaatatttcaatcGAGTCAACTTATCAATAGAAGACAATTTGTTATTttatgataataagaaattgattattAAACGCGAATGGCCCTTCCTATCATCAATAGTATCATCAAATAACACAATTAGTAACAACAatgcaaagaaaaatgaaaacaagaaacaaaaacagaagaagaatgatAAGGATTTATCCTTCCCTACATTGACTTCAATATTTACTAAATCTCCTACATTAATTCAAACTGGTGGTTCATATCCATATGATGTAATTGAACAACGAACGGATGGTTTTCAACATTCATCGGATGATGATTCTAGTGACaatgatggtgatgatcATGTTGATACGACTTATGatgttgaatttgatttaaAATCGACTTTCAATTCATGGTTTTCGAAATTAGTTACCACTACTACTCCCGAAGAAGAGGATGATgagaatgatgatgaagttaGGAACGAATACGGTGATGAGAACGCTTACAATGCAAACATAATAGATGCTCCAGAATTAACATACATGGATTCACTAATGgaaaagataaaatatGACCCAACGAAAGTTTTAAGTTCGACAaatggaaataataaagttttcaatGTTTTCCATATGGTTAATTTTGCCAATGAAAGTTTTAAATATCATAAACGATTAAATCAATATAATCGGATTTGGAGGTCTAAAGCGAGAGAGGAGAAACAGTTACCTAAATTACCAAACTCTGTTGATGGCATGGATAAAGACATTCCCGTTGCTATAAAGGATAGTATAAGTACAGAAATAAAAGGAAATACTGTTAATGAGTACAACGATAAAGATTCGTTCGATATAAAATTACCATATCCGGATTTGTCACTATTAGGAATAGATTCAATCATCCCCGTAGAAACGAATGACATGGtcattgatgaaaaaagCAATACTAGTAAGAATATGGATACTcgaataatgaaattaataacGAGACAAAACAAATTAGTaaaatttatcaacattttcaatttgacTATGGAGGAATATtatgattttttaaatttggtGAATTCTGATCATACTAATGTGTTtttagaatttgaaatcattaaacCATCAggaatttaa
- the NDAI0D04340 gene encoding uncharacterized protein yields MKSFLTKNYKKQTASSSSSLSLSLSLYPSKQLSTATTIGTHIKPFQPLKPSLFSHRIIPNSTINFNNTYNNNIHDQLLRRNNQKDLIKIDKIINILQLKEKNNRFNINPLELTKLLYVQKLNSYITIRNNDSKKITLKNLLNLGGSILNLQILKFYLNLYGEGTNMYQNTNNNMNNMNNSFKLKNLQNSILKFTLSLNNNSTGNNVNLLGISNLNQPENKIPKRIRIKFDSNCLLIILGYLEMAMPTTKGRDILHPFIIERFIKPYIKHKYRI; encoded by the coding sequence ATGAAGTCCTTCTTAACCAAAAATTATAAGAAACAAacagcatcatcatcatcatcattatcattgtCATTGTCATTATATCCATCAAAACAATTATCTACAGCAACAACGATAGGTACACATATAAAACCGTTCCAACCACTTAAACCCTCTCTATTTTCTCATAGAATTATACCTAATTCCacaatcaatttcaataacacatacaataataacattcaTGATCAGTTACTACGAagaaataatcaaaaaGATCTCATTAAAATTGACAAAATAATCAACATTTTacaattaaaagaaaagaataacaGATTTAATATAAACCCACTAGAATTGACAAAATTATTGTACgtacaaaaattaaactCATATATAACTAtaagaaataatgattcaaaaaaaataacattgaaaaatttattaaatttagGTGGatcaatattaaatttacaaattttgaaattttatttaaatctaTATGGTGAAGGGACAAACATGTATCAGAATACGAACAACAACATGAACAACATGaacaattcatttaaattgaaaaatttacaaaattcaatattgaaatttacTCTTTcgttaaataataatagcaCAGGCAATAATGTAAATTTATTGggaatttcaaatttaaatcaacctgaaaataaaataccaaaaagaattagaattaaatttgattcTAATTGTCTTTTAATCATCTTGGGTTATCTAGAAATGGCAATGCCCACCACCAAGGGAAGAGATATACTGCATCCATTTATCATTGAACGGTTTATTAAACCTTATATAAAACATAAATACAGAATATAA
- the NDAI0D04320 gene encoding uncharacterized protein (similar to Saccharomyces cerevisiae SFP1 (YLR403W); ancestral locus Anc_4.265), which produces MSTSNLTTTTANSASVSSTGFGSNIPSISITNTSLSPSPSSPSSTITASNNNTTNMFPNHQDPHSLDPLAMSSNSISLNPSNNTINNNSSNNSNNHHHNGNNSAVDLAKLRRESIAHSQGMGGVTWGSLTIGSWLKDEVMFHATLKNPNSNPMISKSRNNSIFNTLRRPSINVNNINYYASFGNSHSPPVSHNAYMPDLEQEYCKDYSCCGLSLPSLHDLLRHYEDAHIESGNPTSNSISSNTTTATTTGKKTKKVQSQNKQNIHNSDNNNQTHIIQQTLDQNKNTIPMNQSTTTSNAKSKKSKLSSMDPSSSSSSSSSSTTNSNTHTNTSVPINNNNNNTKTNTNTNINGNLVDTVPTSDVFLQPTINSNNNNNTRLLTLLLLQQYHIILSTITHSITVVVVTIITITIKVIPLKKINNNLNISNNLLSNATNANNNNNNNNNNSDFSMRNDSIDISFMDGNLLTNDTSFSPTFMNIDHHMASSMNDPSQFLSQQSQQQSHRLSSTTTAGVMGPPTQHSINNVLSNLHNHTYNSNNNNNHNNNHNNNIQSNNMSLDATTAAVNLPQHGLINANILHSKNSTNTNTMTPQTFQLPSRQNNNTTTNNNNNTNINKNNNTSNNNNNPHINKHQQPGYIDDPARRLYVMDHEEHKPFKCPVIGCEKTYKNQNGLKYHKLHGHQNQKLQENPDGTFTILDPDSNEPFFDNQGNAKDKPYRCEVCGKRYKNLNGLKYHRGHSTH; this is translated from the coding sequence ATGTCTACATCCAATTTAACAACAACTACTGCAAACTCTGCTTCTGTTTCAAGTACTGGTTTCGGTTCAAATATCccatcaatttcaataacaaACACATCTCTTTCTCCTTCCccttcttctccttctaGTACTATTACCgctagtaataataataccacGAATATGTTCCCAAACCATCAAGATCCTCATTCCTTGGATCCATTAGCAATGAGTTCCaattcaatatctttaaatcCTTCAAATAACACCattaacaacaacagcagtAACAACAGTAATaaccatcatcataatggtaataatagtgCTGTTGATTTGGCTAAATTAAGAAGAGAATCTATAGCTCATTCTCAAGGGATGGGTGGTGTTACTTGGGGTTCATTGACCATCGGTTCTTGGTTAAAAGACGAAGTCATGTTCCATGCAACATTGAAGAATCCAAATTCAAACCCAATGATATCcaaatcaagaaataatagtatCTTTAATACTTTAAGACGACCTTCCATAAACGTTAATAACATTAATTATTACGCATCATTCGGTAATTCCCACTCTCCTCCAGTATCACATAATGCCTACATGCCCGATTTGGAACAAGAGTATTGTAAAGATTATTCTTGTTGTGGATTATCATTACCAAGTTTACATGACTTATTGAGGCATTACGAAGATGCCCATATAGAAAGTGGGAATCCAACTTCAAATTCTATTTCTAGTAATACCACTACGGCTACAACTACTGGTAAGAAAACTAAGAAGGTTCAATcacaaaataaacaaaacaTTCATAATAGtgacaataataatcaaacTCATATAATACAACAGACTTTggatcaaaataaaaatacaatacCGATGAATCAATCTACAACAACTTCGAATGCAAAATCTAAAAAGTCGAAGTTGTCATCAATGGAtccatcttcttcttcttcttcttcttcttcttccacaACAAATAGTAACACTCACACCAATACTTCTGTACCcattaataacaacaacaataatactaaAACTAATACAAACACAAATATTAATGGTAATTTGGTTGATACTGTCCCTACAAGTGATGTTTTCTTACAACCTACAATAAAcagtaacaataataataacactaGACTTCTAACTCTTCTGCTTCTTCAACAGTACCACATCATACTTTCAACAATTACTCATTCAATAACGGTGGTGGtagtaacaataataacaataacgaTAAAAGTTATACCactcaaaaaaataaataataatttgaacATATCGAATAATCTTCTTTCCAACGCTACAAATgccaacaacaacaacaacaacaataataataatagcgATTTTAGCATGAGAAATGATTCAATCGATATCTCGTTCATGGATGGGAACTTGCTAACAAATGATACTTCATTTTCACCCACCTTCATGAATATAGATCATCATATGGCTTCTTCAATGAATGATCCATCTCAATTCTTATCACAACaatcacaacaacaatccCATCGTTTGTCTTCTACTACCACTGCAGGGGTTATGGGTCCACCAACACAACATTCTATTAATAATGTATTGTCGAACCTTCATAACCACACATACAACagtaacaacaacaacaatcataataacaatcataacaacaacatacAATCAAACAATATGTCATTGGATGCAACAACCGCTGCTGTAAATCTTCCACAACATGGTTTAATAAATGCAAATATACTTCATTCTAAAAATAgtacaaatacaaatactaTGACACCTCAGACATTTCAACTACCATCACgacaaaataataatactactacaaataacaataacaacactaatattaataagaacaacaatacgtccaataataacaacaaccCTCACATTAATAAACATCAACAACCTGGTTATATAGATGATCCGGCAAGAAGGCTATACGTGATGGATCATGAAGAACATAAACCATTTAAATGTCCCGTAATCGGATGTGAAAAGACTTACAAGAATCAAAATGGGttaaaatatcataaaTTACATGgtcatcaaaatcaaaaactACAAGAAAATCCAGACGGTACATTCACAATACTAGACCCAGATTCAAATGAACCATTCTTTGATAATCAAGGCAACGCAAAAGATAAACCTTACCGTTGTGAAGTTTGTGgtaaaagatataaaaatttgaatggGTTAAAGTATCATAGAGGTCATTCAACTCATTaa
- the IDP1 gene encoding isocitrate dehydrogenase (NADP(+)) IDP1 (similar to Saccharomyces cerevisiae IDP1 (YDL066W); ancestral locus Anc_4.254) yields MLSRRFLSSTATAAKNFNKIKVSTPVVELDGDEMTRIIWDQIKTKLIKPYLDIDLKYYDLSIQSRDATKDQITIDAANAIKKYGVGIKCATITPDEARVKEFNLTKMWKSPNGTIRNILGGTVFREPIVIPRIPRLIPGWEKPIIIGRHAHADQYKATDTLIPGPGKLQLNFIPSNAQENSPITLDVYDYKGSGVALAMYNTDESIEGFAHSSFKLAIDKKLNLFLSTKNTILKKYDGRFKDIFQSIYETHYKAKFQQLNINYEHRLIDDMVAQMIKSKGGFIMALKNYDGDVQSDIVAQGFGSLGLMTSILVTPDGKTFESEAAHGTVTRHFRKFQKGEETSTNSIASIFAWSRGLLKRGELDKNDQLCKFANLLEAATLNTVQQDGIMTKDLALASGSQYVNTDGFLNAVEKRLKLELESID; encoded by the coding sequence ATGCTATCAAGAAGATTCCTCTCTTCCACTGCCACAGCGGCAAAAAACTTCAACAAGATCAAAGTATCCACCCCAGTGGTGGAACTAGACGGTGATGAAATGACCCGTATCATATGGGatcaaatcaaaacaaaattaattaaaccATATTTGGACATTGACTTAAAATATTACGATCTATCAATCCAATCTCGTGACGCTACAAAGGATCAAATAACCATCGACGCAGCAAACGCTATAAAGAAATACGGTGTTGGGATCAAATGTGCAACAATTACTCCAGACGAGGCTCGtgttaaagaatttaaCTTGACCAAAATGTGGAAATCACCAAATGGTACCATAAGAAATATCCTTGGTGGCACTGTCTTTAGAGAACCGATCGTGATACCAAGAATACCAAGATTAATCCCAGGTTGGGAAAAACCAATCATCATTGGTAGACATGCTCACGCAGATCAATATAAAGCTACTGATACTTTGATCCCCGGTCCAGGCAAATTACAATTGAACTTCATCCCTTCAAATGCCCAGGAAAATTCACCAATCACATTAGATGTATACGATTATAAAGGAAGCGGTGTAGCATTGGCAATGTATAACACAGATGAATCCATTGAAGGATTCGCTCattcatcattcaaattagCCATAgacaaaaaattaaatcttttcttATCCACTAAGAATACtatcttgaaaaaatatgatggTCGTTTCAAAGATATCTTCCAATCCATATACGAAACCCATTACAAAGCAAAATTTcaacaattgaatattaaCTATGAACATCGTTTGATCGATGATATGGTAGCTCAAATGATTAAATCAAAAGGTGGATTCATCATGgctttaaagaattatgaTGGTGATGTACAATCAGATATCGTCGCTCAAGGGTTCGGATCTCTTGGGTTGATGACTTCTATCTTAGTGACTCCTGATGGGAAAACTTTCGAAAGTGAAGCTGCTCATGGGACGGTCACTAGACATTTTAGAAAATTCCAAAAGGGTGAAGAAACTTCTACAAATTCTATAGCTTCCATATTCGCTTGGTCAAGAGGTCTTTTGAAAAGAGGAGAATTGGATAAGAATGATCAATTGTGTAAGTTTGCTAATTTGTTGGAAGCTGCTACGTTAAATACTGTACAACAAGATGGTATTATGACTAAGGATTTGGCTTTGGCTTCTGGTTCCCAATACGTTAATACTGATGGTTTCTTAAACGCTGTAGAGAAAAGATTGAAACTGGAATTAGAATCCATTGATTAA
- the COX9 gene encoding cytochrome c oxidase subunit VIIa (similar to Saccharomyces cerevisiae COX9 (YDL067C); ancestral locus Anc_4.257) produces the protein MTAIAPITGTLRRRIFTDIFIGFSLGGVIASYWWWGFHKQKVNKREDYYAKLAELKNQEE, from the coding sequence ATGACAGCAATCGCTCCAATTACAGGCACTttgagaagaagaatattcACAGATATCTTTATTGGATTCTCGTTAGGTGGTGTTATCGCATCATATTGGTGGTGGGGGTTCCATAAGCAAAAAGTTAACAAAAGAGAAGATTATTACGCTAAATTAGCggaattgaaaaatcaagaGGAATGA
- the BRE1 gene encoding E3 ubiquitin-protein ligase BRE1 (similar to Saccharomyces cerevisiae BRE1 (YDL074C); ancestral locus Anc_4.268) — protein MSELDQPPTKKIKLQQSEHRLELSDPTEPLTQRDVIAFQKEAIFRCLNQNRTLLDSLKVKYEVTERDYNGIVSQISKIITIFFTLLNLIHSSSIFSSSILNDDERKLIENLLLNSKNDDDADSNTPVHLIIESSTQLMDIFNKCLSKDQEFQLDKNKLMQNLEKLTNEKSKLSLQNEKLNNQLTSLQTHYESLIKKYDRDDSITVKRVFSKEISNCKDVGPNVQEVNTQQQFASGTETKLEQKGGLIDSTIQANNNIALSPKGDVEGQQENSCNVTNGDSLSDDKKILQYEVKISDLENQIVILNDTLKSLEEIKLENENKIRELNTQVSQKINISISKDRFNSSISVDNSDRDMLMIKIDQLTKENKELTETNEQFLSKFQKLSSDQEFITNNIKEQFKASNGNLFKMNQSLEKDLTRIRTTRDELLSKLAILEKEKSKSELLTDLENVNKILTEQWKSMEKRNSTYSSDSPDKQSLLKEIQDMEMAFKDVSTLLNKKYIKLSNSESTITKLSVEKTKADQKYFAAMRSKDSILIENKNILKKFNKINDLILQLKDNEIILTKKIENLQKQLNFSQLNEKGLINKNKTISTNLVNLNSEINNLKKINSNLNQLNLTQANDLTKLNSLMKSIEMENKKLTSKNGQLEKTNMKLSDKLFKDNKSNNINGGNNTMIDTNQNEELENFRQLVYCSLCSKNWKNMAIKTCGHVFCQDCCKERLAARMRKCPTCNNPFGSNDLMAIHL, from the coding sequence ATGTCTGAACTAGACCAACCTCCAACCAAAAAGATAAAACTGCAGCAATCAGAACATCGTCTAGAGTTGAGTGATCCGACTGAACCATTAACTCAACGAGACGTTATTGCATTTCAAAAGGAAGCCATATTTAGATGCCTCAATCAAAATAGAACTTTATTAGATTCTTTGAAAGTTAAATATGAAGTAACTGAAAGAGACTATAACGGTATAGTTTCTCAAATTTCTAAAATAATTACCATATTCTTCactttattgaatttgatcCATTCTTCTTCCATATTCAGCTCCTCCATACtgaatgatgatgaaaggAAACTGATTGAAAACTTACTTCTTAACTCAAAGAACGACGATGATGCGGATTCAAATACACCTGTTCACCTCATTATTGAATCATCGACGCAGCTCATggatatattcaataaatgtCTTTCGAAAGACCAAGAATTTCaattagataaaaataaattgatgcaaaatttggaaaaattgacaaatgaaaaatcaaaattatctttacaaaatgaaaaattaaataatcaattaaCTTCATTACAAACACACTatgaatcattaattaaaaaatatgatagGGATGATTCCATTACTGTGAAGAGAGTCTTCAGTAAAgaaatttccaattgtAAAGATGTAGGTCCCAATGTTCAAGAAGTGAAtacacaacaacaatttgCTAGTGGAACTGAAACAAAATTGGAACAAAAAGGTGGACTGATAGACTCTACGATACAAGCCAACAACAATATTGCATTAAGTCCCAAGGGGGATGTTGAAGGGCAACAAGAAAATAGTTGTAACGTCACAAACGGTGATTCGTTAAGtgatgataaaaaaatcTTACAATACGAAGTTAAGATATCTGATTTAGAAAATCAAATTGTAATACTAAATGATACTCTAAAAAGTCTGGAGGAAatcaaattagaaaatgaaaataaaataagaGAGTTGAATACTCAAGTTTcacaaaaaattaatataaGTATATCGAAAGATCGTTTCAATTCTAGTATTTCTGTAGATAATAGTGATCGAGATatgttaatgataaaaattgatcaattaaCCAAGGAAAACAAAGAGTTAACAGAAACAAACGAACAGTTTCTCTctaaattccaaaaattatcaagTGATCAAGAATTCATAACAaacaatattaaagaaCAATTCAAAGCTTCGAAtggtaatttatttaagaTGAATCAATCCTTAGAAAAGGATTTAACAAGAATAAGAACTACCCGTGATGAACTTCTAAGCAAATTAGCCATATTAGAGAAGGAAAAATCCAAATCTGAATTATTAAcagatttagaaaatgtaaataaaatattaacaGAACAATGGAAAAGTATGGAAAAGAGAAATTCCACATATTCATCAGATTCACCAGATAAACAATCATTGTTAAAGGAAATTCAAGATATGGAAATGGCATTTAAAGATGTATCTACATTACtcaataagaaatatattaagTTATCAAATTCAGAATCGACTATTACAAAATTATCAGTAGAAAAGACCAAAGCagatcaaaaatattttgctGCGATGAGATCCAAGGATTCCatattaattgaaaataagaatatattaaagaaatttaataagattaatgatttgattcttcaattgaaagataatgaaataatattgactaagaaaattgaaaacttacaaaaacaattgaatttttctcaattgaatgaaaaagGGCTGattaataagaataagacGATTTCTACAAATTTGGTCAACTTAAATTCTGAgataaataatttgaaaaagataaattctaatttgaatcaattaaatttaacACAAGCGAATGATTtaacaaaattaaattCTCTTATGAAATCTattgaaatggaaaataaaaaattaacatCCAAAAATGGACAACTGGAGAAAACTAATATGAAACTTTCTGATAAATTGTtcaaagataataaaagtaataatattaatggtGGTAACAATACAATGATAGATACCAACCAAAATGAAGAGCTGGAGAATTTCCGTCAATTAGTGTATTGTTCATTATGTTCcaagaattggaaaaacaTGGCCATTAAGACTTGCGGACATGTATTTTGTCAAGACTGTTGTAAAGAGAGATTAGCAGCAAGAATGAGGAAATGTCCAACTTGTAATAATCCATTCGGCTCCAACGATTTGATGGCTATCCATCTATAA